A DNA window from Staphylococcus warneri contains the following coding sequences:
- a CDS encoding VOC family protein, with translation MRITRGINHIGLTVPDIELATEFFKQGLDGKVAYDSQTQKDSPREGEFVEEVLGLEKGAKIIKKRMMVFGNGPNIELFEFKDATQQHAVSLQDIGFTHLSFYVDHFEKALAQIKRAGGQPISEPHLNTRYEDTKDNQTVYVKTPWGSLIELQTIPNGYYYPPDSEADVFIPNKVDE, from the coding sequence ATGCGCATTACAAGAGGTATCAATCATATTGGATTGACTGTTCCAGACATTGAACTAGCGACAGAATTTTTCAAACAAGGATTAGACGGGAAAGTGGCTTATGACAGTCAAACACAAAAAGATAGTCCTAGAGAGGGCGAATTTGTTGAAGAGGTATTAGGCCTTGAGAAAGGTGCCAAAATTATTAAAAAACGAATGATGGTTTTTGGTAATGGTCCAAATATTGAACTTTTTGAATTTAAAGATGCGACACAACAACATGCTGTATCATTACAAGATATAGGTTTCACGCATCTTTCATTCTATGTAGATCATTTTGAGAAAGCTTTGGCACAAATCAAACGTGCAGGTGGGCAACCCATATCTGAACCACATCTAAATACACGTTATGAAGATACGAAAGATAATCAAACGGTTTATGTTAAGACGCCGTGGGGAAGCTTAATTGAGTTACAAACGATACCAAATGGTTATTATTATCCTCCTGATAGTGAAGCTGATGTATTTATTCCGAATAAAGTTGATGAATGA
- a CDS encoding PadR family transcriptional regulator → MSVSNQMMKGLLDGAILGLIAKGETYGYEILEKLHAHQFPEISDGSIYPVLLRLSKKGYVETTVRKSDNGGPKRKYYTITESGKVELAAFQEKWKYLNSGMNNLFGSE, encoded by the coding sequence ATGTCAGTATCAAATCAAATGATGAAAGGACTGCTAGATGGCGCAATATTAGGACTAATAGCTAAAGGTGAAACATATGGTTATGAAATATTAGAAAAATTGCATGCCCATCAATTTCCTGAAATTAGTGATGGAAGTATTTATCCTGTACTCTTACGTTTGAGTAAAAAAGGATACGTAGAAACAACAGTTCGTAAATCTGATAATGGTGGGCCTAAAAGAAAATATTATACGATTACAGAAAGCGGCAAAGTAGAGTTAGCAGCATTTCAAGAGAAGTGGAAGTATTTAAACTCAGGTATGAATAATTTATTCGGGAGTGAATAG
- a CDS encoding DinB family protein translates to MTNTVYDVIDTGVHYLVNMYDSWKVEDILDQDSDVFPNNIHWQFGHVLTVFENALSKGNQHVVDLERYRQLFAPGSKPADWPQIEGGVPNIDEILKDIQTIPERARQLTEEQLTQTLDQPIAGFSTVEGLLMLNAIHIPLHAGKIEEMARVIKQQ, encoded by the coding sequence ATGACGAATACGGTTTATGATGTTATTGATACGGGTGTTCATTATTTAGTAAATATGTATGATAGTTGGAAAGTTGAAGATATTTTAGATCAAGATAGTGATGTATTTCCTAATAATATACATTGGCAATTCGGTCATGTATTAACTGTTTTTGAAAATGCATTATCTAAAGGTAATCAACATGTGGTTGATTTAGAACGTTATAGACAACTATTTGCACCAGGATCTAAACCAGCTGACTGGCCTCAAATTGAAGGTGGTGTGCCGAATATCGATGAGATTTTAAAAGATATTCAAACTATTCCTGAACGTGCAAGACAATTAACAGAAGAACAGTTAACACAAACACTTGATCAACCCATTGCAGGATTCTCCACAGTGGAAGGATTATTAATGTTAAATGCTATTCATATACCGCTTCACGCTGGTAAAATTGAAGAAATGGCACGTGTCATAAAACAACAATAA
- a CDS encoding YceI family protein translates to MTQFTFDSVHSALDFQIKHLMVSKVKGAFEKFDVNVEGDINDLSTLKATATIDPASINTGNEDRDNHLKTGDFFGTDEFDKITFVSKEVSENSVVGDLTIKGETHEEKFDVEYNGVSKNPMNGEQVTGFIVTGKIDREKYGISFNQALETGGVMLGREVKFEVSAEFSIQD, encoded by the coding sequence ATGACTCAATTTACATTCGATAGCGTACACAGTGCATTAGATTTCCAAATCAAACATTTAATGGTTTCAAAAGTGAAAGGTGCATTCGAAAAATTCGACGTTAACGTTGAAGGCGATATTAACGATTTAAGTACTTTAAAAGCAACTGCAACAATTGATCCTGCTTCAATCAATACTGGTAACGAAGACCGTGACAACCACTTAAAAACAGGCGATTTCTTCGGTACTGATGAATTTGATAAAATCACTTTCGTATCTAAAGAAGTAAGTGAAAATAGTGTTGTTGGCGACTTAACAATCAAAGGCGAAACACACGAAGAAAAATTCGACGTTGAATATAATGGCGTAAGTAAAAATCCTATGAACGGTGAACAAGTAACTGGTTTCATCGTAACTGGTAAAATCGATAGAGAAAAATATGGCATTAGCTTTAACCAAGCATTAGAAACTGGTGGCGTAATGTTAGGTAGAGAAGTAAAATTCGAAGTTTCAGCAGAATTTTCAATCCAAGACTAA
- a CDS encoding YfcC family protein: METEHTMNDGHTSSPKRKFKLKMPGAFAILFILTILAVLATWMIPAGSYSKLSYDDHVLKVESPQGKVETHKATQHELDKMGVKIDIDQFTSGAINKPVSIPNTYERLDQHPAHLSDITNSMVNGTIEAADIMVFILVLGGLIGVVQASGAFESGLLALTKKTKGREFLLIFFVSILMVLGGTLCGIEEEAVAFYPILVPIFLAMGYDSIVCVGAIFLASSMGSTFSTINPFSVVIASNAAGTTFTEGLYWRIAGCIIGALFVIGYLYWYSKKIKKDPTASYSYEDKDEFDQQWSVMQHDTTQQSFTMRKKLILLLFVIPFPVMVWGVMSQGWWFPTMASAFLIFTIIIMLLTATGPNGLGEQGVVDEFVKGASSLVGVSLIIGLARGINLVLNNGRISDTILHFSSSLVEHIQGPLFIIALLFIFFFLGFIIPSSSGLAVLAMPIFAPLADTVGIPRYTIVSAYQFGQYAMLFLAPTGLVMATLQMLNMRYSHWFRFVWPVVVFVLVFGGGMLVTQVLLH, translated from the coding sequence ATGGAAACGGAACACACGATGAACGATGGTCATACATCTTCACCAAAAAGAAAGTTTAAGTTAAAAATGCCTGGTGCATTTGCAATTTTATTCATCTTAACGATTTTAGCTGTTTTAGCAACTTGGATGATTCCTGCAGGTTCTTACTCTAAATTATCTTATGATGATCATGTATTAAAGGTCGAAAGTCCGCAAGGTAAAGTTGAAACACACAAAGCTACACAACATGAATTAGATAAGATGGGTGTCAAAATTGATATTGATCAATTTACTTCAGGTGCGATTAATAAACCTGTATCCATTCCCAATACATATGAGCGCTTAGATCAACACCCTGCTCATTTGTCTGATATTACGAATAGTATGGTAAATGGTACGATTGAAGCTGCTGATATTATGGTATTCATTTTAGTACTCGGTGGTTTAATTGGTGTCGTTCAAGCTAGTGGTGCCTTTGAATCTGGCTTACTGGCGCTAACTAAAAAGACCAAAGGCAGAGAATTTTTATTAATCTTCTTTGTATCTATATTAATGGTTCTTGGTGGTACCTTATGTGGTATTGAGGAAGAAGCTGTAGCTTTCTATCCTATACTTGTCCCTATCTTTTTAGCTATGGGTTATGACTCTATTGTTTGTGTGGGGGCTATCTTTTTAGCAAGTTCGATGGGCTCAACATTCTCTACGATCAATCCATTTTCAGTAGTTATCGCATCTAATGCAGCCGGCACTACATTTACTGAAGGTTTGTATTGGCGTATCGCTGGTTGTATTATCGGCGCACTATTTGTTATTGGTTACCTCTATTGGTATAGTAAAAAAATTAAAAAAGACCCTACCGCGTCTTATAGTTACGAAGACAAAGACGAATTTGATCAACAATGGTCTGTGATGCAGCACGATACCACACAACAATCATTTACAATGCGTAAAAAATTAATTTTACTACTCTTTGTGATACCTTTCCCAGTCATGGTATGGGGTGTGATGTCACAAGGTTGGTGGTTCCCAACAATGGCTTCTGCATTCCTTATCTTTACCATTATTATCATGCTACTCACTGCAACTGGTCCTAATGGTTTAGGTGAACAAGGTGTCGTTGATGAATTTGTCAAAGGTGCTTCCAGTTTAGTTGGGGTATCACTCATTATCGGATTAGCACGTGGCATTAACTTAGTATTAAATAATGGTCGCATTTCAGATACGATTTTACATTTTTCTTCTTCACTCGTAGAACATATTCAAGGTCCATTATTTATAATCGCTTTATTATTTATCTTCTTCTTCCTAGGATTTATTATTCCATCATCATCTGGATTAGCTGTGTTAGCGATGCCTATTTTCGCACCACTAGCTGATACAGTTGGTATTCCTAGATATACTATTGTATCTGCATATCAATTTGGACAATATGCAATGCTATTCTTAGCACCAACAGGTTTAGTCATGGCAACATTACAAATGCTTAATATGCGTTATTCTCACTGGTTCCGTTTTGTTTGGCCTGTTGTCGTCTTTGTACTTGTATTTGGTGGTGGCATGTTAGTCACACAAGTTTTATTACATTAA
- a CDS encoding SMP-30/gluconolactonase/LRE family protein has translation MGNNGLPTLKYEGLSASVAPIVSESELQTIIAEPWVEISDKGLQLEGLNFDRDGQLFLLDVFEGNIFKVNPDTKEVTRPFKSKKENPAAIKIHKDGRLFICYLGDFKSTGGIFATTDKGDQFEEIISELNTKYCIDDMVFDRKGGFYFTDFRGYSTHPLGGVYYVSPDFQKVTSVIQNISVANGVALSTDERVLWVTETTTNRLHRIELEEDGVTIAPFGATIPYYFTGHEGPDSCCIDSDDNLYVAMYGQGRVLVFNKKGYPIGQILIPGRDEGHMLRSTHPQFIPDTNQLIICSNDIEMGGGSMLYTVNGFAKGHHSFQFH, from the coding sequence ATGGGAAATAATGGTTTACCAACATTAAAGTATGAGGGGCTATCGGCTAGTGTGGCGCCGATTGTTTCGGAAAGTGAATTGCAAACGATAATAGCTGAACCATGGGTGGAAATCTCGGATAAAGGATTACAACTTGAGGGCTTAAACTTTGATCGTGATGGGCAATTATTCTTACTCGATGTCTTTGAAGGTAATATCTTTAAAGTTAATCCTGATACTAAAGAAGTGACACGTCCATTTAAATCGAAAAAAGAAAATCCAGCAGCCATCAAAATTCATAAAGACGGTCGATTATTTATATGCTATTTAGGTGATTTCAAATCGACAGGTGGTATATTTGCTACAACTGACAAAGGGGACCAATTTGAAGAGATTATTTCAGAATTAAATACGAAATATTGTATTGACGATATGGTATTTGATCGTAAAGGTGGCTTTTATTTTACTGATTTTAGAGGTTATTCAACTCATCCTCTAGGCGGTGTGTATTATGTATCACCAGATTTTCAAAAGGTGACATCTGTGATTCAAAATATTAGTGTCGCAAATGGTGTGGCCTTAAGTACAGATGAACGTGTACTTTGGGTGACTGAAACGACTACGAACCGATTACATCGTATTGAATTAGAAGAAGATGGTGTGACAATTGCACCATTCGGCGCGACGATTCCTTATTATTTTACTGGTCATGAAGGTCCAGATTCTTGCTGTATTGATAGTGATGATAATTTGTATGTTGCAATGTATGGACAAGGGAGAGTCTTAGTATTTAATAAAAAAGGCTATCCTATTGGGCAAATTTTAATTCCAGGTCGAGATGAAGGTCATATGCTACGCTCTACGCATCCACAATTTATTCCTGATACAAATCAACTTATTATTTGTTCAAATGACATCGAAATGGGTGGCGGATCGATGTTATATACGGTAAATGGATTTGCTAAAGGTCATCATAGTTTCCAATTTCATTAA
- a CDS encoding anion permease has protein sequence MENNVKYKKFILPIVVGLLIWALTPFKPDALDTQAWYMFAIFVATIIACITQPMPIGAVSIIGFTLTVLVGVVDIKTAVQGFGNNSIWLIAMAFFISRGFVKTGLGRRIALQFVKLFGKKTLGLAYSLVGVDLILAPATPSNTARAGGIMFPIIKSLSESFGSSPKDGTERKMGAFLIFTEFQGNLITAAMFLTAMAGNPLAQNLAEKTAHVHITWMNWFLAALVPGLVSLIVVPFIIYKMYPPTVKETPNAKQWAENELANMGPISIAEKFMTGIFIVALALWVTGSFIHVDATLTAFIALALLLLTGVLTWKDILNETGAWNTLVWFSVLVLMADQLNQLGFIPWLSQLIAHSLHGLSWPIVIVLLILFFFYSHYLFASATAHVSAMYAALLGVAVAAGAPPLFSALILGFFGNLLASTTHYSSGPAPILYGSGYITQKRWWTMNIVLGFVYFIIWIGLGSLWMKLIGIF, from the coding sequence TTGGAAAATAATGTAAAATACAAAAAGTTTATTCTTCCTATTGTAGTTGGTTTACTCATATGGGCATTAACCCCTTTTAAACCTGACGCACTAGATACTCAAGCATGGTATATGTTTGCGATATTTGTCGCTACGATCATCGCTTGTATCACGCAACCTATGCCAATTGGTGCCGTATCTATTATTGGATTTACATTAACCGTTTTGGTTGGTGTTGTAGATATTAAGACCGCTGTCCAAGGATTCGGAAATAATAGTATATGGCTTATCGCTATGGCATTCTTTATTTCAAGAGGCTTTGTTAAAACGGGTTTAGGTCGTCGAATCGCACTGCAATTCGTCAAACTATTTGGGAAAAAGACCTTGGGCTTAGCTTATTCATTAGTGGGTGTCGATTTAATATTAGCACCTGCTACACCAAGTAATACTGCACGTGCCGGTGGTATTATGTTCCCTATTATTAAATCATTATCTGAATCATTTGGTTCAAGTCCTAAAGACGGTACAGAACGTAAAATGGGTGCCTTTCTCATCTTCACTGAATTCCAAGGTAACCTCATTACAGCAGCAATGTTCTTAACTGCAATGGCAGGTAATCCACTAGCTCAAAACTTAGCCGAAAAAACTGCGCATGTACATATTACGTGGATGAATTGGTTTTTAGCTGCACTTGTACCTGGACTAGTATCCTTAATCGTCGTTCCATTTATTATTTATAAAATGTATCCACCTACTGTAAAGGAAACACCCAATGCCAAACAGTGGGCTGAAAATGAATTAGCCAATATGGGACCTATCTCCATTGCTGAAAAATTCATGACAGGTATCTTTATCGTGGCATTAGCATTATGGGTAACAGGTAGCTTTATCCATGTTGATGCAACATTAACAGCGTTTATTGCGTTAGCATTACTGTTACTTACCGGTGTCTTAACATGGAAAGATATTTTAAATGAAACAGGTGCATGGAATACATTAGTTTGGTTCTCAGTACTTGTACTCATGGCAGATCAGTTAAACCAACTAGGATTTATTCCATGGTTGAGTCAATTGATTGCACATAGCTTACATGGTTTAAGTTGGCCAATTGTCATTGTGCTACTTATACTATTTTTCTTCTATTCACATTATTTATTCGCAAGTGCAACTGCACATGTCAGTGCGATGTATGCTGCATTATTAGGTGTGGCAGTCGCAGCCGGAGCACCTCCATTATTCAGTGCTTTAATCCTTGGGTTCTTCGGTAACTTATTAGCGTCAACAACACACTATAGTAGTGGTCCAGCGCCTATTCTTTATGGCTCAGGCTACATCACACAAAAACGTTGGTGGACAATGAATATCGTATTAGGATTCGTCTACTTTATCATCTGGATTGGCTTAGGCTCATTATGGATGAAATTAATCGGTATATTTTAA
- the pcp gene encoding pyroglutamyl-peptidase I, giving the protein MKILVTGFDPFEGNQVNPSWEAVKQLPDHIGQHDITKLEVPTVFHKVMNVIQQALDSEQYDAVVAVGQAGGRAEITPERISINIDDARIADNDGQQPIDIPIQLKGAPAYFSNLPVKRMTENIKQQGIPAKLSNSAGTFVCNHILYQLGYLNATRFPNLLFGFIHVPYIPEQVESTSQSPSLSLDTIVKGLIAAIGAIDRNDDIKIALGETH; this is encoded by the coding sequence ATGAAGATTCTAGTTACTGGATTTGATCCATTTGAGGGCAATCAAGTTAATCCTTCTTGGGAGGCGGTTAAGCAATTGCCTGACCATATCGGACAACATGATATTACAAAGTTAGAAGTGCCAACTGTCTTTCATAAAGTGATGAATGTCATACAACAAGCGTTAGATTCTGAACAATATGATGCTGTCGTTGCAGTAGGTCAAGCCGGTGGGCGTGCCGAAATCACCCCTGAACGTATCAGTATCAATATAGATGATGCCAGAATAGCTGATAATGACGGACAACAACCTATCGATATTCCTATACAACTTAAGGGTGCACCAGCTTATTTTTCAAATTTACCTGTTAAACGAATGACAGAAAATATCAAACAACAAGGCATCCCTGCAAAACTATCAAACAGTGCAGGTACGTTTGTATGTAATCATATTTTATATCAACTCGGTTACTTAAATGCTACACGCTTTCCTAACCTGCTATTTGGATTCATTCATGTGCCTTATATTCCAGAACAAGTCGAATCAACATCTCAATCACCCTCATTGTCATTGGACACAATTGTTAAAGGGTTAATTGCAGCAATCGGAGCAATTGACAGAAATGATGACATCAAAATTGCTTTAGGTGAGACACATTAA
- a CDS encoding rhodanese-related sulfurtransferase, whose protein sequence is MDYRVLLYYKYTTIEDPETFAAEHLAFCKENNLKGRILVSTEGINGTLSGTKEDTDKYIEHMHADERFKDMTFKIDEAEGHTFKKMHVRPRKEIVALDLEEDVDPRETTGKYYSPKEFKEALEDENTIILDARNDYEFDLGHFRGAVRPDITRFRDLPDWIRDNKDKLDGKNIVTYCTGGIRCEKFSGWLVKEGFENVGQLHGGIATYGKDPETKGQYWDGKMYVFDERISVDVNQVEKTVVGKEHFDGTPCERYINCANPECNKQILVSEENEEKYLGACSYDCAKHERNRYVATHDISDEEWERRLENFKDVPEHAHA, encoded by the coding sequence ATGGATTATAGAGTACTTTTATATTACAAATATACAACGATTGAAGACCCCGAAACATTTGCTGCAGAACACTTAGCATTCTGTAAAGAGAATAACTTAAAAGGACGTATCTTAGTATCAACAGAAGGTATCAACGGTACACTATCAGGTACTAAAGAAGATACAGATAAATATATTGAACATATGCATGCAGACGAACGTTTTAAAGACATGACATTCAAAATTGATGAAGCTGAAGGTCACACATTCAAAAAAATGCACGTACGTCCAAGAAAAGAAATCGTTGCACTTGATTTAGAAGAAGATGTAGATCCACGTGAAACAACTGGTAAATACTACTCACCAAAAGAATTTAAAGAAGCACTTGAAGATGAAAATACAATCATCTTAGATGCTAGAAATGATTACGAATTTGATTTAGGTCATTTCCGTGGTGCTGTGCGTCCAGACATTACACGTTTCAGAGACTTGCCAGATTGGATTCGCGACAACAAAGACAAATTAGACGGTAAAAACATTGTCACATATTGTACAGGTGGTATTCGTTGTGAAAAATTCTCAGGCTGGTTAGTTAAAGAAGGCTTCGAAAACGTTGGTCAATTACACGGCGGTATCGCAACTTATGGTAAAGACCCAGAAACCAAAGGCCAATACTGGGATGGTAAAATGTATGTCTTCGATGAACGTATTAGCGTAGATGTTAACCAAGTTGAGAAAACAGTTGTCGGTAAAGAACATTTCGACGGCACACCTTGCGAACGTTATATCAATTGTGCCAACCCAGAATGTAACAAACAAATCCTTGTTTCAGAAGAAAATGAAGAAAAATATCTAGGCGCATGCTCATACGACTGCGCTAAACATGAACGCAACCGTTACGTTGCAACACATGATATTAGTGATGAAGAATGGGAACGTCGTTTAGAAAACTTCAAAGACGTTCCAGAACATGCACACGCATAA
- a CDS encoding ATP-binding cassette domain-containing protein — protein sequence MSEIKIIGAKQNNLKNIDVTIPKHQLTVFTGRSGSGKSSLVFNTLAAESERLLNETYSSYIQHQLSQYSKPEVDQIQHLPVAMIINQKRLGGNSRSTVGTISDIYASVRLLWSRIGEPFVGYSDVFSFNNTRGMCETCSGLGYVEDIDLNELLDFDKSLNEDAINFPSFRPDSWRGKRYLYTGLFDNDKKLKNYTKEELDTFLYTEPTKLKNPPANWPRTAKFEGLIHRFRRSFLLNDNFEKKRFAKDIERVVTKHACPSCQGKRLNDKVLSCKINGMNVADFTDLQIDDALAFLETIESTKAQVIIEPLKQQLKSLSYVGLNYLTLSRETTSLSGGESQRIKLIRHLNSPLSDLVYIIDEPSVGLHPEDIQRINDLIQSLKDKGNTVLVVEHDPDVIKTADHVIDIGPLAGKDGGEITFEGTYRDLLKSQTSTGQALHRTHTLKDGIRSNNDMLEINDISKNNLQHITTQLPKHAMTVVTGVAGSGKSSLITSAFEKNSHAIFIDQKPAHASNRSNLLTYLNIFDDVRAFFSQQTGLKKSMFSYNSEGACPECHGKGIIKTELAFMPDFSQTCEMCGGTRYRPEVLEAKVDGYSIADILSLTVQEAIEKFKNDKHIVQPLQALANTGLNYMTLGQSLDTLSGGEIQRVKLSKYLTETVHDAIFIFDEPTTGLHEDDLPILIECFNHLIDQGNTVILIEHNLTMMTQADWFIDIGPYAGDKGGQLLYSGEPQGLLDVEQSVTAKHLRRYIEQ from the coding sequence ATGTCAGAAATCAAAATCATTGGTGCCAAGCAAAATAATTTAAAAAATATAGATGTAACCATTCCTAAACATCAATTAACTGTTTTTACAGGGCGCTCCGGTTCAGGTAAGTCTTCCCTAGTATTTAATACACTAGCAGCCGAATCTGAACGTTTACTCAATGAAACTTACTCGAGTTATATCCAGCATCAATTAAGTCAATATTCCAAACCAGAAGTCGATCAAATTCAACATCTACCTGTAGCGATGATTATTAATCAGAAACGTTTAGGTGGTAATTCGCGTTCTACAGTAGGCACGATTTCAGATATTTATGCTTCTGTACGTTTATTATGGTCGCGTATTGGCGAACCATTTGTCGGATACTCCGATGTCTTTTCATTTAATAATACACGAGGCATGTGCGAAACATGTTCAGGATTAGGCTATGTCGAAGATATCGATTTAAATGAACTGCTTGATTTTGATAAGTCCTTAAATGAAGATGCGATTAACTTTCCATCATTTCGTCCTGACAGTTGGAGAGGAAAACGTTATTTATATACAGGTTTATTTGATAATGATAAAAAATTAAAAAATTATACTAAAGAAGAATTAGACACGTTTTTATACACAGAACCAACAAAGCTTAAAAATCCACCAGCAAATTGGCCTAGAACCGCAAAGTTTGAAGGATTAATTCATAGATTTAGACGTTCCTTTTTATTAAATGATAACTTTGAGAAAAAACGCTTTGCGAAAGATATTGAACGTGTTGTAACTAAACATGCTTGTCCGTCATGCCAAGGTAAACGACTTAATGACAAAGTATTAAGTTGTAAAATCAATGGGATGAATGTTGCTGATTTTACCGATTTACAAATCGATGATGCTTTAGCGTTTTTAGAAACGATTGAATCGACCAAAGCACAAGTTATTATCGAACCACTCAAACAACAACTTAAATCATTGAGCTATGTTGGTCTTAACTACCTAACTTTATCACGGGAAACGACATCTTTATCAGGTGGTGAATCACAGCGAATTAAGCTCATCAGACATTTGAATAGTCCACTCAGTGACCTTGTCTATATTATCGATGAACCGAGTGTGGGACTTCATCCTGAGGATATTCAACGGATTAATGACTTAATACAATCTTTAAAAGATAAAGGCAATACAGTACTTGTTGTAGAACATGACCCTGACGTTATCAAGACTGCCGATCATGTTATAGATATTGGACCTTTAGCTGGTAAAGATGGTGGCGAAATTACATTTGAAGGCACTTATAGAGATTTACTCAAATCTCAAACGAGTACCGGCCAAGCACTTCATCGTACGCATACTTTAAAAGATGGCATTAGATCAAACAATGATATGTTAGAGATTAATGATATTTCTAAAAATAATTTGCAACATATCACTACTCAATTGCCTAAACATGCAATGACTGTCGTAACAGGCGTAGCAGGTTCAGGTAAAAGTTCATTAATCACATCAGCATTTGAAAAAAATAGCCATGCGATTTTCATAGATCAAAAACCTGCCCACGCATCAAACCGTTCAAACTTACTAACTTATTTAAATATCTTTGATGACGTGCGCGCGTTCTTCAGTCAACAAACTGGGCTTAAGAAAAGTATGTTCAGTTATAATTCTGAAGGTGCATGCCCTGAGTGTCATGGTAAGGGCATAATTAAAACTGAGTTGGCATTTATGCCTGATTTCTCTCAAACATGTGAAATGTGCGGTGGTACAAGGTATCGTCCCGAAGTACTTGAAGCCAAAGTTGATGGCTACTCAATTGCTGATATTTTATCATTAACTGTCCAAGAAGCCATCGAAAAATTCAAAAATGATAAGCACATTGTTCAACCATTACAAGCTTTAGCAAATACTGGCTTAAATTACATGACACTAGGACAATCTCTAGATACGCTTTCTGGTGGGGAGATACAACGTGTTAAATTGAGTAAATATTTAACAGAAACCGTACATGATGCAATATTTATTTTTGATGAACCTACGACTGGTCTTCATGAAGACGACCTTCCCATACTCATCGAATGTTTCAATCATTTAATTGATCAAGGTAACACAGTAATCCTAATCGAGCATAACTTAACAATGATGACACAAGCAGATTGGTTTATTGATATCGGTCCCTATGCAGGTGATAAAGGCGGACAACTCCTTTATAGCGGCGAACCACAGGGCTTACTTGATGTTGAACAATCTGTAACCGCCAAACATCTAAGAAGATATATCGAACAATAG
- a CDS encoding alpha/beta hydrolase produces MNYIKYIQSADGTNLYAKVNEVSEPKANIIVVHGLAEHLERYDHITTFLNDNQFNVIRYDQRGHGRSEGKPVFYSNKDEIVEDLDAMIQFVKETYKGNVYLIGHSMGGYTVTLYGTKHPGLVDGMITSGALTRYNLKLFGEPDRSQPEDKYLPNELGDGVCSDEDTIRKYELDDLVAKDISFGLIYTLLDGVELLKAQAASFTDPILILHGKEDGLVSYQDSLELFNDISSEHKSIHIYDGLKHEIFNEASYNQSIFQEIVDWLNHNVSQ; encoded by the coding sequence ATGAATTATATTAAATACATTCAATCAGCAGACGGTACTAACCTATATGCGAAGGTCAACGAGGTATCGGAACCAAAGGCCAATATCATTGTTGTTCACGGTTTAGCTGAACACCTTGAACGTTATGATCATATCACTACATTTTTAAATGATAATCAATTTAACGTCATTAGATACGATCAACGTGGACACGGTCGTTCAGAAGGAAAGCCTGTATTTTATAGTAATAAAGATGAAATTGTTGAAGATTTAGATGCGATGATTCAATTTGTGAAAGAAACCTACAAAGGTAATGTCTATCTTATTGGACATAGCATGGGCGGATACACAGTCACATTATATGGAACAAAACATCCTGGTCTTGTCGATGGTATGATCACTTCTGGGGCATTGACACGGTATAACCTGAAATTATTTGGAGAACCTGACCGTAGTCAACCAGAAGATAAATATTTACCGAATGAACTTGGTGACGGTGTATGTTCAGATGAAGATACGATTCGAAAGTATGAATTAGACGATTTAGTAGCGAAAGATATCTCTTTTGGATTAATTTATACATTGCTTGATGGCGTAGAATTATTAAAAGCACAAGCAGCATCGTTTACTGATCCTATATTAATATTACATGGTAAGGAAGATGGTCTTGTGAGTTATCAAGATTCACTTGAATTGTTCAATGACATTAGTTCCGAACATAAATCAATCCATATTTATGATGGACTGAAACATGAAATATTTAATGAGGCTTCATATAATCAAAGTATTTTCCAGGAAATAGTAGACTGGTTAAATCATAATGTATCTCAATAA